The following are encoded together in the Pseudoalteromonas shioyasakiensis genome:
- a CDS encoding poly-gamma-glutamate synthase PgsB — protein MSNHLLTKRLENLLFADIASFWLDLYRQKYRELVDELSEWELIKNQPEDYEEDDWLLLQAISFLTHKIDTLQSQLIKIDVEHRRFIERLNHAELKAEREFHILDYAYTLGADREQLKKDQDAFQRWFDEGAIVNRYQDKLSELEQSLKFLIGKLGDLTNRYLRIHSGEITKSWLTLNLESFFLGLLEKSENEAIRNSIFRALANQVNLISEYVDETQFDSDLVEVLLLSLEKQSTPHAAKVDILEILINLRPTFTHYFMRSQIDLEVLPNEKVEAQHLFLLTAFSKIICKQPKLSTTNYKLLILLAKHTYPRVRQSVIEQCSVLPAAFALKLLTVRLQKETHEAIQLTLIKQLTDPRLTEELQVFHIWRKQLKIAQSFAQKRLLLELTPRIMFNLQVDYEQQSQADLLFKSFINVLNTQLENEKNIAIKRVISRVREQLVCFMYQQQVAELEFNLNSNLSINLNSEWVDQDLLGRLLSRQAQNNEAFNVAMKNKGWQIQRGYKRGFRFWRLWHEFKNPSTGKRQSFNHVQGRKPSAFMHVPSCTVAEISQTEVPGEPRFDAEQFSARPHLPMLDFLLSALSQDNLKTPAKSFTPDGILIVTPPSNVFKRMYAYSWISFNFERLDDLRNGSEHEQQDYLELIKAKGFKLDFQQYGSVLDAEFPVESSIANLYQKLSLTPFLFNMWSSFKEYAYSLYQNSIGQLIFFVLAFSAYFWARHIRISRQIKSDRAKIPVSIGGWGTRGKSGTERLKAALFSSLTLKVISKTTGCEATLIYARASGEQFEIPLFRPFDKASIWEQSDVLHFATKVKADVFLWECMGLTPRYVKILRNWMADNFSTITNAYPDHEDILGPTGIDVANETSHFIGENSLVFTSEQNMAPILELNAKQKNSNLIQVHWADGLQITDDIRSLYPYQEHPSNIALVCKMAEHIGLNKDYVFKETSARIVPDIGVLKLFTEAPIGRISQSFVNSMSANERLATLENWQRLNLEGLNNDPKTQVIALINNRNDRVARSKVFATMLSNDLRFDRVVVIGSNVDGFYSYFLDAFIERVEKLIEINAIDSLDKLLVQFNILSEAEVKARLKVAYGAMAAENLLTLSEGVLNKSCIKEITGEISNQELSTIIYTLRTYYQRIHLNSLKSDIEKNSKQIKERLISIVQSKVTLVDDSNISADEITNIIADLALPNTHQVVVGMQNIKGAGLNYVYAWQQWQKVSQTITSMLNKHCTAKEFRTALTNLNMIVSFNMLETDYLKEKLVILKKNQLAQNEFCQAEITTLQEKINEENLKLEDDNLQSRPARYFNQMIESFLDAGAAVKRKKLAIQIYDDIAEQRITLEKAIKLLSEMNRNQKAGWFAKKRKFKE, from the coding sequence GCGAACTCGTTGATGAACTTAGTGAGTGGGAATTAATAAAAAATCAGCCTGAGGACTATGAAGAAGATGATTGGTTATTGCTGCAAGCTATTTCATTTTTGACGCATAAGATTGATACCCTGCAAAGTCAATTAATCAAAATTGATGTCGAGCACAGACGCTTTATCGAGCGTTTGAATCATGCCGAATTAAAAGCCGAGCGTGAGTTTCATATTCTTGATTATGCGTACACTTTAGGTGCAGACCGAGAACAGTTAAAAAAAGACCAAGATGCTTTTCAACGCTGGTTTGATGAGGGAGCGATTGTAAACCGATACCAAGATAAACTCTCTGAACTTGAGCAGTCACTTAAGTTTTTAATTGGTAAATTAGGTGATTTAACCAATCGCTATTTACGGATCCACTCGGGAGAAATAACTAAATCATGGTTAACGCTTAATTTAGAAAGCTTCTTTTTGGGGCTACTCGAAAAAAGTGAGAACGAAGCTATTCGTAACTCTATTTTTCGTGCCCTCGCCAACCAAGTAAACTTAATTAGCGAATATGTAGATGAAACTCAATTCGACTCTGATCTTGTTGAGGTGTTATTACTATCTCTTGAAAAGCAATCGACTCCGCATGCTGCAAAAGTGGATATTTTAGAAATCCTGATCAACTTAAGACCCACTTTTACTCACTATTTTATGCGCTCCCAAATTGACTTAGAAGTTTTACCAAATGAAAAAGTCGAAGCTCAACACCTGTTTTTACTGACTGCATTTTCAAAAATCATATGTAAGCAACCTAAATTAAGTACAACTAATTATAAACTACTTATTTTACTTGCTAAGCACACTTACCCTCGAGTAAGGCAGAGCGTCATTGAGCAGTGCTCAGTATTACCTGCGGCGTTTGCTCTAAAACTATTAACTGTGCGACTACAAAAAGAAACCCATGAAGCGATACAACTAACACTCATTAAACAATTAACAGATCCTCGCTTAACCGAAGAGTTGCAAGTTTTTCACATTTGGCGCAAGCAACTAAAAATTGCGCAAAGCTTTGCCCAGAAGCGCTTATTACTCGAATTAACACCAAGGATTATGTTCAATTTACAAGTTGATTATGAGCAGCAAAGCCAAGCAGATTTATTGTTTAAGTCTTTTATCAATGTTTTAAATACGCAGCTTGAAAATGAGAAAAATATTGCAATCAAACGAGTTATTAGCCGGGTTAGAGAGCAGCTTGTATGTTTTATGTACCAACAACAAGTCGCGGAGCTAGAGTTTAACTTAAACTCAAACTTAAGCATTAATTTAAACTCAGAGTGGGTTGACCAAGATTTACTTGGCCGACTTTTGAGTAGGCAAGCGCAGAATAATGAAGCCTTTAATGTAGCAATGAAAAATAAAGGCTGGCAAATACAACGTGGTTACAAGCGAGGCTTTCGTTTTTGGCGACTCTGGCATGAATTTAAAAACCCAAGTACTGGTAAACGCCAAAGCTTTAATCATGTACAAGGGCGAAAACCAAGTGCATTTATGCATGTGCCGAGCTGTACCGTTGCGGAGATTAGTCAGACGGAAGTTCCAGGAGAGCCTCGCTTTGATGCCGAGCAGTTTAGTGCCCGACCTCATTTACCTATGCTTGATTTTCTGTTGAGTGCATTGTCGCAAGACAACCTGAAAACACCTGCTAAATCGTTCACGCCTGATGGTATTTTAATCGTCACACCTCCTTCCAATGTATTCAAGCGCATGTATGCATACAGTTGGATTTCTTTCAACTTTGAAAGGTTGGATGATTTACGTAATGGTTCTGAGCATGAACAACAAGACTATCTAGAGTTAATAAAAGCGAAAGGCTTCAAACTTGATTTTCAACAATATGGTTCTGTGCTTGATGCCGAATTCCCTGTTGAATCGAGTATTGCCAACTTATATCAAAAGCTGTCGCTCACGCCCTTCTTATTCAATATGTGGTCAAGTTTTAAAGAGTATGCTTATTCGCTTTATCAAAATAGCATAGGCCAACTGATATTTTTTGTTTTAGCTTTCTCAGCGTACTTTTGGGCACGCCATATAAGGATAAGTAGGCAAATAAAGTCAGACAGAGCAAAGATACCGGTCTCTATTGGTGGCTGGGGAACGCGAGGAAAGTCAGGCACTGAGCGCTTAAAAGCAGCATTATTTAGTAGTTTAACTCTAAAAGTGATCAGTAAGACAACGGGTTGTGAAGCAACTCTTATTTATGCAAGAGCAAGTGGAGAGCAATTCGAAATTCCATTATTCAGACCTTTTGATAAAGCGAGTATTTGGGAACAAAGCGATGTTTTGCACTTTGCAACAAAAGTAAAAGCAGATGTATTTCTGTGGGAATGTATGGGTTTGACCCCGCGCTATGTAAAAATATTAAGGAATTGGATGGCTGATAACTTTTCAACTATAACCAATGCTTACCCAGACCATGAGGATATATTAGGCCCAACGGGAATTGATGTTGCAAACGAAACAAGCCATTTTATCGGTGAGAATAGTTTAGTGTTCACAAGCGAGCAAAACATGGCTCCAATTCTAGAATTAAATGCAAAACAGAAAAACTCTAACTTAATTCAAGTTCACTGGGCCGATGGCTTGCAAATAACGGATGATATTCGCTCCTTGTATCCTTACCAGGAGCATCCGTCCAATATTGCACTGGTGTGCAAAATGGCTGAGCATATTGGCTTAAATAAAGATTATGTCTTCAAAGAAACGTCCGCACGAATTGTGCCTGATATTGGCGTTTTAAAGCTCTTTACTGAAGCGCCCATTGGAAGAATTAGTCAATCGTTCGTCAATAGCATGTCTGCAAACGAACGCTTGGCTACCTTAGAAAACTGGCAGCGCCTTAACCTTGAAGGATTAAATAACGACCCTAAAACCCAGGTAATCGCGCTTATAAATAACCGTAACGATCGTGTCGCGCGTTCAAAGGTTTTTGCTACCATGCTTAGTAATGACTTACGTTTTGACCGTGTTGTGGTAATAGGAAGTAATGTAGATGGATTTTACAGTTACTTTCTCGATGCATTTATAGAAAGAGTCGAAAAGCTAATTGAAATCAATGCTATTGATAGCCTAGATAAGCTTCTAGTGCAATTTAATATCCTCAGTGAAGCTGAAGTGAAAGCAAGGTTAAAAGTCGCATATGGCGCTATGGCTGCTGAGAACTTACTTACACTTAGCGAAGGGGTCTTGAATAAATCCTGTATAAAAGAAATCACTGGCGAGATATCCAATCAAGAACTCAGCACAATTATTTATACCCTTCGCACCTATTATCAGAGAATACACTTGAACTCTCTAAAAAGTGATATTGAAAAAAATAGTAAACAAATAAAAGAGCGCTTGATTTCTATCGTCCAATCTAAAGTCACCTTAGTTGACGACAGCAATATATCTGCAGATGAGATAACCAATATTATTGCTGATTTAGCTTTACCCAATACTCATCAAGTTGTTGTTGGTATGCAAAACATTAAAGGAGCAGGGTTAAATTACGTTTACGCATGGCAGCAATGGCAAAAAGTATCACAAACTATTACGAGTATGCTGAATAAGCACTGCACCGCTAAAGAGTTCAGAACGGCATTAACAAATTTAAATATGATTGTCTCATTTAACATGCTTGAAACAGATTACTTAAAGGAAAAGTTGGTTATTCTTAAGAAAAACCAACTTGCACAAAATGAATTCTGCCAAGCAGAAATAACAACTCTTCAAGAAAAAATAAATGAGGAAAATTTAAAACTAGAGGATGACAATTTGCAATCTCGTCCAGCTCGTTATTTTAACCAAATGATCGAATCATTTTTAGATGCAGGCGCTGCTGTAAAACGTAAAAAACTTGCTATTCAGATTTACGATGATATTGCTGAACAGCGAATTACATTAGAAAAAGCAATAAAATTACTTAGCGAAATGAACCGCAATCAAAAAGCTGGCTGGTTTGCCAAAAAACGAAAGTTTAAAGAATAA
- a CDS encoding DUF642 domain-containing protein: MKNLFFKLAVLPLAVTSAFAVANTNLVENGSFEAEVVTDNNAQWQLFDEITGWTRSENAQFEVQTSDLGILKAKDGQNYLELGSTQQYSVSQAVATTAGKMYEISFYYSARVSGDDTASTVEVLWNGESLGVVNAKFKGWTKYSFNVEATGASSEITLTGVGSSGGVGGFIDNVSVSEATEYCSVQAGLYAINKYGSDSEGYIYHLNPETSAVTKVAGVTNTAANIAGKDGKLYYMEKLDSETRDSKIYSLDLASNTQSEVADTNSYTIIRSAVSPDGLNLRATSKTYMYDFNLETGEKTVLGKLSYEGEEFVGGDIAYSSDNNVLYALTDKALYTVDQGTLELTLVGEHGVNWASGLAVADDGTIYVTGRKSGQSAKLYTLDQNTAEATFVLRGPTHLNDLTFVSESVCSEE, translated from the coding sequence ATGAAGAATTTATTTTTTAAATTAGCGGTATTACCACTGGCTGTTACCTCTGCATTTGCTGTGGCTAACACAAATTTGGTTGAAAACGGATCATTCGAAGCCGAGGTTGTCACTGACAATAACGCTCAATGGCAATTATTTGATGAAATTACTGGTTGGACACGTAGCGAAAACGCACAATTTGAAGTACAAACTAGTGATCTTGGAATTCTTAAAGCGAAAGATGGCCAAAATTATCTGGAACTTGGCTCTACACAGCAATATAGCGTTTCTCAAGCCGTAGCTACAACAGCCGGTAAAATGTATGAAATTAGCTTCTATTACTCAGCTCGTGTATCTGGTGATGATACAGCAAGCACAGTTGAAGTACTATGGAATGGTGAATCATTAGGTGTTGTTAATGCTAAATTTAAAGGCTGGACGAAGTACAGCTTTAATGTAGAAGCAACGGGTGCAAGCTCAGAGATCACATTAACAGGTGTTGGTAGCAGCGGTGGTGTGGGTGGCTTCATCGATAATGTTTCAGTGAGTGAAGCTACAGAATACTGCTCAGTACAAGCGGGTTTATATGCCATTAATAAATATGGTTCTGATTCAGAAGGCTATATTTATCACTTAAATCCAGAAACATCAGCAGTAACAAAAGTTGCTGGTGTTACTAATACCGCAGCAAACATCGCAGGCAAGGATGGCAAGCTATACTATATGGAAAAGCTAGATAGTGAGACTAGAGATTCAAAAATTTACAGTCTAGATTTAGCATCAAATACGCAAAGCGAAGTAGCAGATACTAACTCTTATACTATTATTCGTTCTGCAGTTTCTCCTGATGGTCTTAACTTACGCGCAACAAGCAAAACCTACATGTATGACTTCAACCTTGAAACAGGTGAAAAGACAGTTTTAGGTAAATTAAGCTATGAAGGTGAAGAGTTTGTAGGCGGTGATATTGCCTATTCAAGTGATAACAACGTACTTTATGCATTAACTGATAAAGCACTATACACTGTTGATCAAGGCACCTTAGAACTTACACTAGTAGGTGAACACGGTGTTAACTGGGCATCAGGCCTTGCGGTTGCCGATGATGGTACTATTTATGTTACTGGAAGAAAGAGTGGTCAAAGCGCAAAGCTTTATACACTAGACCAAAATACAGCTGAAGCGACTTTTGTATTGCGTGGTCCTACACACCTAAATGATCTAACCTTTGTTAGTGAGTCAGTTTGCTCAGAAGAGTAA
- a CDS encoding DUF642 domain-containing protein — translation MRNLVSKLAVLPLAIASGIAMASTNLVENGSFENTDAVTDHNGQWQLFDVIPSWTRSTNAKFEIQTNELGIVPAQDGEQHIELDSTANYSISQTIATTTGNQYELSFYYSARVVGNEQTNKAEVLWNGESLAVLNSSTQGWTKYSFTVEADSASSVLSFAGAGTSDSVGAFIDNVVVTEIPAPCAVVTGLYGINNFGSETEGYVYHFNPESSAITVVAGLNNTASNIASKDGMLYFMEQLDSSSKASKIYSLDLATNTQAEVADATSFPIYRSTVTADGLSLRATSKTYMYDFDLTTGEKTVLGKLSYAGDTFADGDIAYSSDYNVLYVLTGKALYTLDEGSLELIQIGEHGVNWASGIAIADDGTIYISGRESGENAKIYTLNQNTAEATFVMDGPAHVNDLTFVSEAVCAAE, via the coding sequence ATGAGAAACTTGGTTAGTAAACTAGCGGTTTTACCTTTAGCTATTGCATCGGGTATTGCAATGGCTAGCACAAATTTAGTAGAAAACGGATCATTCGAAAATACAGATGCTGTCACTGATCACAATGGTCAATGGCAGTTATTTGATGTAATTCCAAGCTGGACCCGCAGTACTAATGCTAAGTTTGAAATTCAAACAAATGAACTTGGTATTGTTCCAGCACAAGATGGTGAGCAGCACATTGAACTTGATTCAACAGCCAACTACAGCATTTCGCAAACTATTGCGACGACGACTGGTAATCAGTACGAATTAAGCTTTTATTACTCAGCGCGTGTAGTTGGTAATGAACAAACGAATAAAGCAGAAGTTTTATGGAATGGTGAATCATTAGCTGTTTTAAATAGCAGCACACAAGGCTGGACTAAATACAGCTTTACAGTTGAAGCTGATAGTGCAAGCTCAGTACTAAGCTTTGCAGGCGCGGGGACATCTGATTCGGTAGGTGCATTCATCGATAACGTCGTAGTGACTGAAATTCCGGCACCATGTGCAGTTGTAACCGGTTTATATGGTATTAATAACTTTGGCTCTGAGACTGAAGGCTATGTATACCACTTCAATCCAGAATCAAGCGCTATCACTGTAGTTGCTGGTCTTAACAATACAGCATCAAACATTGCCAGCAAAGACGGTATGTTGTATTTCATGGAGCAGCTTGATAGCAGCAGCAAAGCGTCAAAAATCTATAGCTTAGATTTAGCTACAAACACGCAAGCTGAAGTTGCAGATGCGACATCATTCCCTATTTATCGCTCAACAGTGACTGCGGATGGTCTGTCTTTACGTGCGACAAGCAAAACATACATGTATGATTTTGACCTGACGACAGGTGAGAAAACGGTATTAGGTAAGCTTTCGTATGCAGGCGATACATTTGCAGACGGCGACATTGCTTATTCAAGTGACTACAACGTACTTTACGTATTAACTGGTAAAGCACTTTACACATTAGATGAAGGCAGCCTTGAATTAATTCAAATCGGTGAGCACGGTGTAAACTGGGCGTCAGGTATTGCGATTGCTGATGACGGTACAATTTATATTTCAGGTAGAGAAAGCGGCGAAAATGCAAAAATCTATACCTTAAATCAAAACACCGCTGAAGCGACATTCGTAATGGATGGTCCAGCACACGTAAACGATTTAACGTTTGTTAGTGAAGCAGTTTGCGCAGCAGAGTAA
- a CDS encoding thioesterase family protein, which yields MNLYFRLILLFFKIKRNRDYQQLLDTIDIEFKALPTDCDINFHLTNSRYLAMMDLARTWMTERVGLLKHIMKRRWFPIVNATAITYIRDIKPMQKYTVSTRLVGWDHKYFYIEQKFHSERGLHAIAYVRGVFKRKKGVVSVEEMLEVAGFSGVAPILPAEVMHWKEMLEQKKLTNK from the coding sequence GTGAACCTCTATTTTCGACTTATACTACTGTTTTTTAAAATTAAACGTAATCGTGATTATCAACAATTGTTAGACACGATTGATATTGAATTCAAAGCGTTACCAACCGATTGCGATATCAATTTTCATCTAACTAACTCTCGATATTTGGCGATGATGGATCTTGCCCGTACTTGGATGACTGAGCGAGTAGGTTTGTTAAAGCACATAATGAAACGCCGCTGGTTTCCAATCGTTAATGCAACTGCAATTACCTATATTCGCGATATTAAGCCAATGCAAAAGTACACAGTTAGCACTCGTTTGGTTGGCTGGGATCATAAATACTTTTACATTGAGCAAAAATTTCATTCAGAAAGAGGTTTGCATGCAATTGCTTATGTGCGTGGTGTATTTAAACGTAAAAAAGGTGTTGTGAGCGTTGAAGAGATGCTTGAAGTTGCAGGCTTTAGCGGAGTTGCACCTATTTTGCCAGCAGAAGTGATGCACTGGAAAGAAATGTTAGAGCAAAAGAAGCTCACAAATAAATGA
- the tyrR gene encoding transcriptional regulator TyrR, which produces MRLDIHCADRIGIAQEILNILVSYQVDLKGIEVDSVNCRMYVSFPPIEFEQFQKIMPSIRLIDGVKDVRTTAFLPSEREHNELNTLLRALPDGVISIDAKGWVRLCNDAACRDLQLSESEVIGANINNLLKGFNFTRWLEGKEVLGQTTRVEVAGEDFIADILPISVPQGAEGDVLAGAVINIKSQSRLGQQVSAFRRYGQESFATIHNFSTAMRRVVREARKMAQLEAPILITGETGTGKELLARACHYASNRSVKPFIALSCASLPDDVAESELFGYAGYEENAAPKRGVLEQADGGTVFLDEVGEMSTQLQTKLLRFLQDGTFRKVGDENEVKVNVRIVAATQKDLPAMVQEGTFREDLYYRINVLTLEIAPLRDRKADIGPLAEHFIQKYAQQNGHSVPVMSEDCLRFLQDYPWPGNVRQLENAIYRAVSLLDDNELRIEHLQLPTFTHDLGYLESDFEGTLDQAVKRFEATLLRKLYPAYPSSRQLAKRLGLSHTAVANKLRDYGINRKTVKV; this is translated from the coding sequence ATGCGTTTAGATATCCACTGTGCTGACCGAATTGGTATCGCACAAGAGATTCTCAATATCTTGGTGAGTTACCAAGTTGATTTAAAAGGCATCGAGGTAGATTCGGTTAATTGTCGAATGTACGTGAGCTTTCCGCCTATTGAGTTTGAACAATTCCAAAAAATTATGCCATCTATCCGTTTGATAGATGGCGTGAAAGACGTTCGCACAACTGCATTTTTACCTTCTGAGCGAGAGCATAATGAGTTAAATACATTACTACGTGCATTGCCAGACGGTGTGATATCTATTGACGCTAAAGGCTGGGTGCGTTTATGTAATGATGCCGCGTGTCGCGACCTGCAATTATCTGAAAGCGAAGTGATTGGCGCTAACATCAATAACTTACTCAAAGGCTTTAACTTTACGCGTTGGCTTGAAGGCAAAGAAGTACTTGGCCAAACAACTCGTGTTGAAGTTGCTGGCGAAGACTTTATTGCCGATATTCTACCTATTTCAGTCCCCCAAGGTGCTGAAGGGGATGTGTTAGCCGGTGCAGTTATCAATATCAAGTCACAAAGCCGCTTAGGCCAACAAGTCAGTGCGTTCCGTCGTTATGGCCAAGAAAGTTTTGCAACCATACATAACTTTAGTACTGCAATGCGCCGTGTGGTCCGTGAAGCGCGTAAAATGGCACAGCTTGAAGCGCCAATCCTTATTACTGGTGAAACCGGTACAGGTAAAGAGCTACTTGCTCGTGCCTGTCATTATGCATCAAACCGCTCAGTAAAACCGTTTATTGCTTTGTCATGTGCTTCGTTGCCTGATGATGTCGCTGAGTCTGAACTATTTGGTTACGCAGGCTACGAAGAAAACGCAGCACCAAAACGCGGCGTTTTAGAGCAAGCTGATGGTGGAACGGTATTTTTAGATGAAGTTGGCGAAATGTCTACTCAGCTACAAACTAAGCTACTGCGTTTTTTACAAGACGGTACCTTCCGTAAAGTCGGCGATGAAAACGAAGTTAAAGTAAATGTGCGTATTGTTGCTGCAACCCAAAAGGACTTGCCTGCGATGGTTCAAGAGGGAACATTTAGAGAAGACCTCTATTACCGAATTAATGTTTTGACCTTAGAAATTGCTCCATTACGTGATAGAAAAGCTGATATTGGCCCGTTAGCAGAGCATTTTATTCAAAAGTATGCCCAGCAAAATGGTCATTCTGTGCCTGTAATGTCTGAAGATTGTTTACGCTTTTTACAAGACTATCCATGGCCGGGTAACGTGCGCCAATTAGAAAACGCGATTTATCGTGCGGTATCCTTGTTAGATGATAACGAGTTGCGTATTGAGCACCTACAGTTACCAACATTTACTCATGATCTAGGTTATCTGGAGTCTGACTTTGAAGGAACCTTAGACCAAGCAGTAAAACGTTTTGAGGCGACTTTACTTCGTAAACTTTATCCTGCTTATCCAAGCTCTCGTCAGCTTGCAAAGCGTTTAGGATTGAGTCATACCGCAGTGGCAAACAAACTTCGAGATTATGGTATTAACCGTAAGACAGTGAAGGTTTAA
- the bcsG gene encoding cellulose biosynthesis protein BcsG yields MRLSGLGIWNLYFLVKFVLYSRGDISFDLFANLAFFAFLAISFQHVWLSRIKHAMSVMVGVVLLYHDSWLPPISRLTKQAGNVQDFSIGYFFEITARVISLDMIFALFALVVFYWFTVKWLRYTSISIIGFMYAFWLGGAVTSGEVTTQVASNSQTTKKQVPVLVSDTAKQKTPDQQLKDFYQQQNLLQSQFPDVFNGQPFDVVVLNICSLATADLNAIGVEPRNLFANFDILFSQFNSATSYSGPAAIRLLRASCGQTSQEQLFKPVDEQCQLFTNLAELGYKTSVALNHDGHFDDFIGLIRQYGGVSVPKLDFSQFSAAQYGFDGKPIYSDADILTNWLKKQGTSQQPRALYYNTISLHDGNQLAGRERMNSFESYPLRQQRLFNDIDKFITELKAQGRNVMLVVVPEHGAALKGDKLQFSGLREIPSPSIVSVPTAVKFIGPDIKHDGLNVVDETMSYFSLSELINNTMKLDLFAGKAPINRVLDNLPTSAKVAENEDTVMMYIKGQPYIQLDGGEWTKYPTN; encoded by the coding sequence GTGAGGCTTTCAGGATTAGGTATTTGGAATTTATACTTTTTAGTTAAGTTTGTTCTGTATAGCCGAGGTGATATTTCTTTTGATTTATTTGCAAACTTAGCATTTTTTGCTTTTCTAGCTATCTCTTTTCAACATGTTTGGTTGTCTCGTATCAAACACGCTATGAGTGTGATGGTAGGTGTGGTCTTGTTGTATCACGACTCCTGGTTGCCCCCGATCTCTAGACTCACCAAGCAAGCTGGCAATGTACAAGACTTTAGCATCGGCTACTTTTTTGAGATCACTGCGCGCGTTATTAGCCTCGATATGATTTTTGCGCTTTTCGCTTTAGTGGTTTTTTATTGGTTTACTGTGAAGTGGTTGCGTTACACCAGTATTTCAATAATTGGCTTTATGTATGCGTTTTGGTTAGGTGGGGCTGTTACGAGTGGTGAGGTTACAACGCAAGTTGCAAGCAATAGCCAAACTACAAAAAAACAAGTACCCGTTTTAGTGTCTGATACAGCAAAACAAAAGACACCAGATCAACAGTTAAAAGACTTTTACCAGCAACAGAATTTACTACAAAGCCAGTTTCCTGACGTATTTAATGGTCAACCATTTGATGTTGTTGTGCTGAATATTTGCTCTCTAGCAACGGCTGACTTAAATGCAATTGGTGTTGAGCCACGTAACTTATTTGCTAATTTTGATATTTTATTTAGTCAATTTAACTCAGCTACTTCGTACAGTGGCCCTGCGGCAATTCGTTTATTACGAGCAAGTTGTGGGCAAACAAGTCAGGAGCAACTATTTAAACCTGTTGATGAGCAATGCCAGCTATTCACTAATCTTGCTGAGCTTGGCTATAAAACCAGTGTGGCTCTTAACCACGATGGACATTTTGATGACTTTATAGGTTTGATCAGGCAATACGGTGGTGTCTCTGTACCAAAACTGGATTTTAGCCAATTTAGTGCTGCGCAGTATGGGTTTGATGGCAAACCGATTTATTCTGATGCGGATATACTCACTAACTGGTTGAAAAAACAAGGTACAAGTCAGCAGCCTAGGGCTCTTTATTACAACACCATTAGCTTACATGATGGCAATCAACTTGCTGGTCGTGAACGTATGAATAGTTTTGAAAGCTACCCGCTTAGACAACAGCGCTTATTTAATGACATTGATAAGTTTATAACTGAGTTAAAAGCGCAAGGTCGAAATGTAATGCTGGTGGTTGTGCCGGAACATGGGGCTGCCTTAAAGGGTGATAAACTACAATTCTCTGGTTTGCGCGAAATTCCGAGCCCTTCAATAGTTTCAGTGCCAACAGCGGTTAAATTTATCGGCCCTGATATAAAGCATGATGGGCTTAATGTCGTCGATGAAACAATGAGTTATTTTTCACTGTCAGAGTTAATCAACAATACGATGAAGCTCGACCTGTTCGCAGGAAAAGCCCCCATTAACCGCGTGCTTGATAATTTACCAACCTCAGCCAAGGTCGCCGAGAATGAAGATACGGTAATGATGTATATAAAAGGGCAGCCTTACATCCAATTAGATGGCGGGGAATGGACCAAGTACCCGACTAATTAA